Sequence from the Mycobacterium florentinum genome:
TGCCAGCGCAACGTCGGAGAGCGCCACGGCTCGCTCGGTGCGGCGCCGTAACTTCTTCGGCTGTAACGGCTTTGCGCTAGAGGACCTGAACGTCGGAGGGCGACCAGAACGCCCGCATTGACGTGATCTTCCCGTCGTCGTCGAACGTCATCAGCGAGATGGGTGAGATGCGCGTACGGCTGTCCCCGGCGTCGAGCGTCAGGTGCCAGAAGAACGCCGCCTCGTTGCCGCCGACGCGTATTTCGGCGAGTTCGGTGTCTTTCTTGGCATCCTGGAACGCCGCGTAGAACTCGCGGACCGCGTCCCGGCCACGCCGCAGTTCAGATCCGGCCGGATCCTCGATGGTGGCGTCGGCCGAGTAGAGGTTCACCACTTCTTCGGTGGCGCCGTTGGCGACATGCGTGAGATAGCTGTTGACGGTCTGGGTGATGGCTTCTTGGGAAGGCATGGCTTCGGACGCTACCTGGTCGGGATGGCGGTCGTGACGGGTTGGTCGCATTCATACTGAGCTGCGTGCCCATCATCGAACGCCTCGCGTCGCGCGAGATCTATCGGAATCCGTGGCTGATCCTCCGGGAGGATGACATCCGTCGTCCGGATGGCAGCCCCGGCATCTACGCCGTGCTGGACAAGCCGACCTATGCGCTGGTGATTCCCCACGACGGGAAGCGATTCCGCCTGGTCGAACAGTTCCGTTATCCAGTGGGCGCGCGCCGCTGGGAGTTTCCGCAGGGCACGGCGCCCGATCTGGCCGACACCGAGCCCGCCGAACTGGCCGCGCGCGAGCTGCGCGAAGAGACGGGGTTGACCGCGACGTCGTTCGAGGCACTCGGTTTGCTCGACGTCGCGCCCGGCATGACCAGCCAGCGCGGCTGGGTGTTCCTGGCCACCGGGATCTCCGAGGGGCAAGCGGCTCGCGAGCACGAGGAGCAGGACATGCGCAGCGCATGGTTCTCGCGCGAAGACGTCGAAGAGATGATCCGCTCGGGCGTGATCGCCGACGCGCAGTCCGTGGCGGCTTACGGTCTGTTCCTGTTGCACGGGCGATGAGTTTCGTGGCCGGCTTCGGTCAACACTGTTATGACGATCAAAGCGCGCAATCTCGACGGGTATGCGGCGCCGACGATTGAGTGGGCCCGGGTGGAAACGGTGCTGGACGGCCAGCTGACGCAGGCGCCGGGCAGCGGTGGTCCGCAACGACATACGGCATGGCTCACGACAATCAACCCCGACGGCAGCCCGCACGTGCGGCCGGTGGGGGTGATTGCGCACGACGGCGCCTGGTATTTCACGTCCGGATCCGCGACCCGCAAGTCCCGTAACCTGGCCCGCGACCCCCGATGTGTGGTCAGCGTCGCTACCGAACCGTTCGACCTCACCCTGGAGGGTGCCGCCGAACGGGTCACCGATCGCGACGAATTAGCTTCCGTTGCAGCGGTGTTCGTCCGTTCCGGATGGCCCGCCCAGGTCGACGGCGATGCGTTCACGGCCGAGTACAGTGCGCCGTCGGCGGGTCCGCCACCCTGGCAGGTCTACCGCGCGCGGCCGTCGACGGTGTTCGCGATGGGCACGTCGGAACCGTTCGGCGCCACGAAGTTTCAGCTGGACTGAGGCATCACCGCGCGATCGTGTCCGTGCCGATACCGGATCGCGTCATCGAGTCCGCACCATTGGCACGGTGTGTTCGCGCTTCCTGGCCGTGATGCTCGGCGTCGTCGCGATCCTTGCTGCCCCGGTGATTTCGGTGCACGCGGCGACCCCGGTGTGGAATGGCAAGTACTCGTTGATGAGATACGCGGTGAACAAGACCGGCACCAGCGTGGCGGCCGGGCAAGCCGAGCCGACGTTCAGCGCCGACTACGTCTTCGTGACGTCGTGCTCGTCGGGCCAATGCGTCGCCACCGCCACCAACGGACCGGTCCCCAAGAATCCGACGCTGCCCCAGCCGTCCCATTACGTCTGGGACGGGGCCCGGTGGGTGGAGCACTTCGACTTTGATTGGGATTGCTATATGGGCGAAGGGGTTTCGAAAGTCTGGGCGCCCGCGAAGTCGTGGGCGTTCTACACGCCGCAACCGGACGGTTCGCTGCGTGGCACCTGGCACACCGACATCTCCAGCGGCCCATGCCGTGGAACCGTGGAGATGCCGGTGGCGGCGTTTTCAGCGGGCGCGCACTGACCGCAGCCCGCTCAATTCATTAGGCGCAGTAGTTGGATTCCGCGGCGCTGACGACACCGGTCGCGTCACTGAGGCTGATTCCCGGGTTCTTGCTCTGGACGACTTGGGCCAGCTGGTCCGGTGTCTCGCCGGCCGCGCGGTCGGCGCAAATCAGGTGCCCGAGCTGGATCAGCCCGGTGGGGTCACCGGTAAGGCCGATTTTTTTGATTTGGGCGAGGTAGGCGTCGTCATCGGCGACCGCGATCCCGGTGCCCACGGTCAATGCGGCGGCGACAGCAATAGTCGGCGCACTCACTAAGAGAAGTTTGCGAGGGGAGATCACGGTCGGCTCCTTGTCTGGGAGGGGCGGTACAACCGCATCATTATGCGGTTCGCG
This genomic interval carries:
- a CDS encoding pyridoxamine 5'-phosphate oxidase family protein, which encodes MTIKARNLDGYAAPTIEWARVETVLDGQLTQAPGSGGPQRHTAWLTTINPDGSPHVRPVGVIAHDGAWYFTSGSATRKSRNLARDPRCVVSVATEPFDLTLEGAAERVTDRDELASVAAVFVRSGWPAQVDGDAFTAEYSAPSAGPPPWQVYRARPSTVFAMGTSEPFGATKFQLD
- a CDS encoding DUF732 domain-containing protein, with the translated sequence MSAPTIAVAAALTVGTGIAVADDDAYLAQIKKIGLTGDPTGLIQLGHLICADRAAGETPDQLAQVVQSKNPGISLSDATGVVSAAESNYCA
- a CDS encoding nuclear transport factor 2 family protein — encoded protein: MPSQEAITQTVNSYLTHVANGATEEVVNLYSADATIEDPAGSELRRGRDAVREFYAAFQDAKKDTELAEIRVGGNEAAFFWHLTLDAGDSRTRISPISLMTFDDDGKITSMRAFWSPSDVQVL
- a CDS encoding NUDIX domain-containing protein — protein: MPIIERLASREIYRNPWLILREDDIRRPDGSPGIYAVLDKPTYALVIPHDGKRFRLVEQFRYPVGARRWEFPQGTAPDLADTEPAELAARELREETGLTATSFEALGLLDVAPGMTSQRGWVFLATGISEGQAAREHEEQDMRSAWFSREDVEEMIRSGVIADAQSVAAYGLFLLHGR
- a CDS encoding Rv2253 family sensor-like surface protein → MLGVVAILAAPVISVHAATPVWNGKYSLMRYAVNKTGTSVAAGQAEPTFSADYVFVTSCSSGQCVATATNGPVPKNPTLPQPSHYVWDGARWVEHFDFDWDCYMGEGVSKVWAPAKSWAFYTPQPDGSLRGTWHTDISSGPCRGTVEMPVAAFSAGAH